TACGCGCCTTCGTCCACGAGGCCCCTGCGAAGCACCTCTTCCGCCGAGATGGACTCGTCGTGCGCGCCTTTCTCCGGCTTCGTCGAAGGGGTAATGATGGGCTGGTCGAAGGCCTGGTTCTTTTTCATGCCGTCCGGCAGCGCGTTGCCGCAGAAGTCGCGGCTACCCCGGGAATAGTGGTACCAGGCCGACGTCGTGGTCACGCCGGTCAGATACCCCCGGACGACCATCTCGACCGGAATCAGTTGGCATTCCCTGGCTACGAGCACGTTCGGATCGGGCACGTCGATCAGGTGGTTCTCGATAATATGCCGGGTCCGTTCGAACCAGTAGACCGCGGTCTGGTTGATGACCTGGCCCTTGAAGGGAAGGGCGCAAAGCACCCGGTCGAAGGCGGAAATCCGATCGGTGGTCACGATGATCCGTTTCCCGTTGAGCCGGTAGTTGTCCCTGACCTTGCCTTCGAATTTCTCGCCCAGGTCGAAGCTGGTATCCTGCAGCACGAAATCCAACTGCTTCCTGAGGAGGTCTTCAGACACCATGCTTCGCGTTGGTCCTTTCGGCGTATGGACGGCTGCACAACAGTCCGTCCATCGGGACGAGACCGCTTCCGAATCGAACCCTTCACACTAAGGTCGGCAGGCCGGAAAGTCAAGGGTAATCACGGCCCCGTTCACCCCCTCGGCGCACCCGGCAACCACGGACCCCGCCCACCTGATTCATCCCCCTGGCAGGCCATGTTTTTTGTGCCTGACGCCTTTTTTGCTGGACACCTTTTCGAACCGTTCTATTATATTTGAGTTATACTGCTGAAGTATTGCCTTACCCGGTCAATTCGATACCGATTCAAGCGATCCGACATACTTCATTTACCGGTTCGAACAGGAGGTTCTATCATGTCCAAGCAGGCCTTTCTGACCGCGCTGAGCGTCGTCGCATGCCTCTTCGTGGCCGCTGCATGCGCGGGACCGCCCACCGAGGCCATGGACGAAGCGGAGCGGGCAGTTACCGCCGCCATGGAAGCCGAGGTCGACAAGTACGCTCCGGCCGAATACGAAGCGGCAGCCGCCGAGCTCGAAATGGCCCGGACGCACATGGCCGCGGAGGAATACGGCGATGCGAAAACCGCTGCCGAAAACACCATTGCGCTCGTCGAATCGGCCAGCCAGGAATCCGTAGTACAGAAGGAGTTGACCAGACGCGAGGTCGATGAAGCCCTGCCCGCTTTCCTGGAACGCTGGGGGGAGATTTCGGGCAGCATCGAGCGGGGACGCGGCCAGGCCGCCCGTGCGCTCGCCCAGGAAGCCTCGGCATTTGCCGACTCGCTGACGGTGCAATTGAATGAACTGAATTCGGCCGAGAAATGGCATGATCTTAAAATGCTTCTCGAGTCAGCCAACATGACGGCCGACAGTTTCGCGGAACGGGCCGGCGGCTGAACCGGCGCATTGCCGAAGAATGCCAGGGAACAAGAAGCCGTCTGACGACGTGGTCAGGCGGCTTTTTTATTGTCCGCTTCACCGCCGGACCCGGAGGCCGTCCAAATCGTTATTGACAATTCCGGGGCGGGTACATAGAATCACACAGGTTTTTGAAGCGATTCCGTTATTCGGGAAGGATCGGGATACAGGAGCACGGCATGAGCTTGACGGAACTGTTGGACGAAAACGCTATCCTGGTCAACCTTAAGGCCACGCAGAAACAGGAAGTGATCGAGGAACTGGCCTCGGCACTGACCGCGTCCGGCCGTATCAGCGACAACCGGGAAGTGCTCCAGGCCGTCCTGGAACGCGAGAAAATCATGAGCACCGGGATCGGGAAGGGGGTCGCCATTCCCCACGGCAAGTGCAAAGCCGTCGACAGGCTGGTCGGGGTGCTCGGGATCAAGAAGGAGGGCGTCGATTTCCAGTCCCTCGACGAACAGCCGGTCTACCTCTTCTTCCTGCTCGTGTCCCCCCTGAACGTCTCCGGTCCCCATATCCGGGCGCTCGCCCATATTTCCCGCCTGCTTCGGCACGACAACCTGCGAAAACAGCTGATCGCCGCGGAAGACCCCCGCGACGCCCTCGCGCTCATCGCGGAAGAGGAAGAGAACATGTAGCGCGGTCTCCGTGCTACGGTACCGTCCGTACGTCCACGCAAAAGCATTCACGCAAAAGTAAAGGATGTAGCCGTGACGCCTGTGTCCAGGATCGATGGCCGGGAGACCGACGAGTTGCGTCCCGTCGATATCCGGCGCAACTACCTTCGGCACGCTGAAGGATCCGCGCTGATTTCCATGGGCGGCACGACCGTGCTTTGTTCGGCGAGCGTGGATGAGAGCGTCCCGCCTTTTCTGAAAGGGAGCGGCAGAGGCTGGGTCACGGCGGAATACGGCATGCTGCCGCGAAGCACGAACACGCGGGTGTCCCGCGACGGCCGGCGCGGCAGCGTCTCCGGTCGCACGCAGGAGATCCAGCGGCTTATCGGGCGGTCGCTCCGCGCCGTATTCGACCTGGACGGCCTGGGTGAACGGTCCATCCTCATCGATTGCGACGTCATCGAAGCCGACGGTGGAACCCGGACCGCGTCGATCACGGGCAGTTACGTGGCGCTTCGCGACGCGGTGTCCTGGCTTTCGCGGCGAGGGCTGATCGATCGCGACCCCGTCCGTGACGCGGTCGCCGCCATCAGCGTGGGCATCATCGGCGGCGTGTCCATGCTCGATCTGTGCTACGACGAAGACTCCACGGCGGACGTCGACATGAACCTCGTCATGACCGGCGACGGCGACCTGGTGGAAATCCAGGGCACCGCCGAGCGCCACCCCTTCTCAACGGACCAGTTGGCCGCCATGCTCGACCTCGGCAAACAGGGCGTAAACCGGTTGATCGACCTTCAGAAACAGGCGTTGGCCCGGGACTAGACCACGAACATGACCCTCGTCCTTGCCACGCGCAACCCGGGTAAGATCTCCGAGATCAAGGCTTTGCTCCCCGGCGTGCGGGTCGCGCCCGCCGCGTTTTTTACCGGCTGTCCCGAACCGGAAGAGACGGGAAGCACCTTCGAGGAGAACGCCCTCATCAAGGCACGGGCCGTCTCGTCGTACACCGGAAGAACCGCGCTGGCGGACGATTCAGGCCTGGAGGTGGACGCCCTGGACGGGGCGCCCGGCGTCCACTCGGCACGGTATGCCGGAACGGACGCCACCGACCTGGACAACATCCGGCGCTTGCTCGACGCCCTGGACGGGATTTCCGACGCCGAACGCACGGCCCGGTTTCGATGCGTTATGGCGGTCGTGGTTCCCGACGGAC
The window above is part of the Gemmatimonadota bacterium genome. Proteins encoded here:
- a CDS encoding phosphoribosylaminoimidazolesuccinocarboxamide synthase encodes the protein MVSEDLLRKQLDFVLQDTSFDLGEKFEGKVRDNYRLNGKRIIVTTDRISAFDRVLCALPFKGQVINQTAVYWFERTRHIIENHLIDVPDPNVLVARECQLIPVEMVVRGYLTGVTTTSAWYHYSRGSRDFCGNALPDGMKKNQAFDQPIITPSTKPEKGAHDESISAEEVLRRGLVDEGAYREMERAALALFAFGTERAAANNLILVDTKYEFGLSEDRVVLIDEIHTPDSSRFWIKDTYEDRFRHGEEPEKMDKEYVRGWLADRGFRGDGPIPHIPDEIRIEAARRYITAYEMITARAFEARNEDVLQRITHRLRNPM
- a CDS encoding DUF4398 domain-containing protein codes for the protein MSKQAFLTALSVVACLFVAAACAGPPTEAMDEAERAVTAAMEAEVDKYAPAEYEAAAAELEMARTHMAAEEYGDAKTAAENTIALVESASQESVVQKELTRREVDEALPAFLERWGEISGSIERGRGQAARALAQEASAFADSLTVQLNELNSAEKWHDLKMLLESANMTADSFAERAGG
- a CDS encoding PTS sugar transporter subunit IIA; this encodes MSLTELLDENAILVNLKATQKQEVIEELASALTASGRISDNREVLQAVLEREKIMSTGIGKGVAIPHGKCKAVDRLVGVLGIKKEGVDFQSLDEQPVYLFFLLVSPLNVSGPHIRALAHISRLLRHDNLRKQLIAAEDPRDALALIAEEEENM
- the rph gene encoding ribonuclease PH — its product is MSRIDGRETDELRPVDIRRNYLRHAEGSALISMGGTTVLCSASVDESVPPFLKGSGRGWVTAEYGMLPRSTNTRVSRDGRRGSVSGRTQEIQRLIGRSLRAVFDLDGLGERSILIDCDVIEADGGTRTASITGSYVALRDAVSWLSRRGLIDRDPVRDAVAAISVGIIGGVSMLDLCYDEDSTADVDMNLVMTGDGDLVEIQGTAERHPFSTDQLAAMLDLGKQGVNRLIDLQKQALARD
- a CDS encoding XTP/dITP diphosphatase — its product is MTLVLATRNPGKISEIKALLPGVRVAPAAFFTGCPEPEETGSTFEENALIKARAVSSYTGRTALADDSGLEVDALDGAPGVHSARYAGTDATDLDNIRRLLDALDGISDAERTARFRCVMAVVVPDGRAWTAEGACEGRILQAPRGAAGFGYDPLFVPAGYENTFAELDAGVKNRISHRAQTLRRIADVLKSLADLPD